Proteins encoded by one window of Streptomyces sp. LX-29:
- a CDS encoding ABC transporter ATP-binding protein, which produces MNRLETLVSVLTISGLTVRHRRTLALDSVDLDFDPGVHGLLGPNGAGKTSLIRVLATVARPTAGRVELLGRVLSGHRELSAARRRLGYLPQDFGYYPGFTVRDFVAYVAWLKEVPAAEAGAAVERAVARVGLTDRLDTRMKTLSGGMVRRVGIAQAIVNDPALLLLDEPTAGLDPEQRVEFRALLRELGQEGTTVLVSTHLVEDVAAACTEVTLIESGTVAYRGTPDSLAALGERSDDGDSAGSPIERGYTAALRLARSGAAATRGVAR; this is translated from the coding sequence ATGAACCGTCTGGAGACTCTCGTGAGCGTACTGACCATCAGCGGACTGACCGTCCGGCACCGCAGAACCCTCGCCCTCGACTCCGTCGACCTGGACTTCGACCCCGGGGTGCACGGCCTGCTGGGCCCGAACGGGGCGGGCAAGACCTCCCTGATACGCGTGCTGGCCACGGTCGCCCGCCCCACCGCCGGCCGGGTCGAGCTCCTCGGCCGCGTGCTGTCCGGGCACCGGGAGCTGTCCGCCGCCCGCCGCCGGCTCGGCTATCTGCCGCAGGACTTCGGCTACTACCCGGGCTTCACCGTGCGGGACTTCGTCGCCTACGTCGCCTGGCTGAAGGAGGTGCCGGCGGCCGAGGCGGGGGCGGCGGTCGAGCGTGCCGTGGCCCGCGTCGGGCTGACGGACCGCCTCGACACCAGGATGAAGACCCTGTCGGGCGGCATGGTGCGGCGGGTCGGCATCGCCCAGGCCATCGTCAACGACCCGGCCCTGCTGCTGCTCGACGAGCCGACCGCGGGCCTCGACCCGGAACAGCGGGTCGAGTTCCGCGCACTGTTGCGGGAGCTGGGCCAGGAGGGCACCACCGTCCTCGTCTCCACCCACCTGGTGGAGGACGTGGCCGCGGCGTGCACCGAGGTGACCCTCATCGAGTCCGGGACGGTGGCCTACCGCGGCACGCCGGACTCCCTGGCCGCGCTCGGCGAGCGCTCGGACGACGGGGACTCCGCCGGGAGCCCCATCGAGCGCGGCTACACCGCCGCGCTGCGTCTGGCACGCTCCGGGGCGGCGGCCACCCGAGGGGTGGCCCGATGA
- a CDS encoding zf-HC2 domain-containing protein, translated as MTSRHETPEAAGGRPTAGTWHVDGAMSARYAAGTLDEAAAWSLEKHVEVCGGCAAAVSAAVRSRGDAARVLEDVRGALLGALPAPAAAPRRSSGAADHSGHARAGAADRPARSRRLGRPGLPGLPGRMRRLGRAGLPGRTGRLGRVLWAAGPALRGAWVIAVLLVCAGAVGLAYGADVDGVRPLLLALAPLLPPAGVAMSYGPSADPAHEIALASPSGALRLLLTRSAAVLAVSLPLLTAAGAVVPDGPGVPGAAAWLLPGLALTLGCLALGSYLGCTAAAGLLSGAWAITVLAPALLASRRGGGVPWEMALTDHLARCLSGAGAQAGWAAAAALCAALVALRRHSFDLAPGPGRPRV; from the coding sequence GTGACGAGTCGACACGAGACCCCGGAAGCCGCCGGGGGGCGGCCGACGGCCGGGACGTGGCACGTCGACGGGGCGATGAGCGCGCGCTACGCGGCGGGGACGCTCGACGAGGCGGCGGCGTGGTCGCTGGAGAAGCACGTGGAGGTCTGTGGCGGCTGCGCGGCCGCGGTGTCGGCCGCGGTGCGCTCGCGAGGGGACGCGGCGCGGGTGCTGGAGGACGTGCGGGGCGCGCTCCTTGGCGCGCTGCCGGCGCCGGCGGCCGCCCCGCGGCGGTCGTCCGGTGCCGCCGACCACTCAGGGCACGCCCGCGCCGGTGCCGCCGACCGCCCGGCGCGCTCCCGGCGGCTCGGCCGCCCTGGCCTGCCCGGTCTGCCCGGCCGCATGCGTCGGCTGGGCCGCGCCGGTCTGCCCGGCCGCACGGGTCGGCTCGGCCGCGTGCTCTGGGCCGCCGGTCCCGCGCTCCGCGGGGCCTGGGTGATCGCCGTGCTCCTGGTGTGCGCGGGCGCGGTGGGGCTGGCGTACGGGGCGGACGTCGACGGCGTCCGGCCGCTGCTGCTCGCCCTGGCACCGCTGCTGCCGCCGGCCGGAGTGGCGATGTCCTACGGGCCGTCCGCCGACCCAGCGCACGAGATCGCCCTCGCCTCCCCCTCCGGTGCCCTGCGGCTGCTGCTGACCCGGAGCGCGGCGGTGCTCGCGGTGAGCCTGCCGCTGCTGACGGCGGCGGGCGCCGTGGTGCCGGACGGGCCCGGGGTGCCGGGAGCCGCCGCCTGGCTGCTGCCGGGCTTGGCGCTGACGCTGGGCTGCCTCGCGCTCGGCTCGTACCTGGGCTGTACCGCGGCCGCCGGACTCCTCTCCGGCGCCTGGGCCATCACGGTCCTCGCGCCGGCGCTCCTCGCCTCCCGGCGGGGAGGCGGCGTGCCCTGGGAGATGGCGCTGACCGATCACCTGGCCCGGTGCCTGTCCGGCGCCGGAGCGCAGGCGGGCTGGGCCGCGGCGGCCGCCCTGTGCGCGGCGCTCGTCGCCCTCCGCCGCCACTCGTTCGACCTCGCGCCCGGCCCCGGCCGGCCCCGCGTATGA
- a CDS encoding RNA polymerase sigma factor, whose protein sequence is MRLFRPRRADRDDDAALLRAVAGGDETALATFYDRHAGWLFARLSRRCADPETVREVLQDTFLTVWRSAASYRGTECGGWLWVIAARRLVDAQRVQARADRVEYAPAPVAPSAEDRVLDGLEYGDVGVALYRISPELREVLRATVVDGLTTREAARLLGIPEGTVKTRAMRARRELRAALAELSEDRAPLGGLT, encoded by the coding sequence GTGAGACTGTTCCGCCCGCGAAGGGCTGACCGAGACGACGACGCCGCCCTGCTGCGGGCCGTCGCCGGAGGGGACGAGACGGCGTTGGCCACCTTCTACGACCGTCACGCCGGCTGGCTGTTCGCCCGGTTGTCGCGGCGCTGCGCGGACCCCGAGACCGTACGGGAGGTGCTCCAGGACACCTTCCTCACCGTCTGGCGATCCGCCGCCTCCTACCGCGGCACGGAGTGCGGCGGCTGGCTGTGGGTGATCGCCGCCCGGCGGCTGGTGGACGCGCAGCGGGTCCAGGCGCGCGCCGATCGGGTGGAGTACGCGCCGGCGCCGGTCGCGCCCTCCGCCGAGGACCGGGTGCTGGACGGTCTGGAGTACGGGGACGTGGGGGTCGCCCTGTACCGGATCTCGCCGGAGCTGCGGGAGGTGCTGAGGGCCACGGTCGTGGACGGGCTCACCACCCGGGAGGCCGCCCGGCTGCTCGGCATACCCGAGGGCACCGTCAAGACCCGGGCCATGCGGGCCCGCCGCGAACTGCGTGCCGCCCTGGCCGAGTTGTCCGAGGATCGCGCACCGCTGGGAGGTCTGACGTGA
- a CDS encoding cytochrome P450: protein MTGPTGWAGRTRRTGWTGGTGWTRRAEWTGRAERPRAGTAPGALPLLGHAIPLARAPLDFLTSMARHGELVEIRLGARPAHVVCGHGVAHEVFRDARTYDKGGPLFDKVRPIIGNGLASSTWEDHQRQRRLLQQAFQPDRMPGYAAVMGEEIDAVLRHWRPGRILDVGAALYELTTRITVRAMFRGRIEDDAVAELRRCLPVITRGIFTRTILPVDALHRLPTPANRRFDRALARLRQVIDRTIAGYGTTDAGEGNGEDLMSLLIGAEDEETGGRMSRREVHDQVMTLLLGGVETTANLVAWTFHVLGAEPGAEARLHAEVDEVLCGRPPNLADLPELEYARQVLTEVLRQYPPFWLLNRITTREVELAGRRLPAGSTLVISPYALGRDPVAFPDPDRFDPDRWLPARAASLPRGAGFPFGGGARRCIGDRFGMTEALLVLATVAARWRLRPAGGSRVRPTPMITLSLGPLPMVLEERQARTPRA, encoded by the coding sequence ATGACGGGACCGACGGGGTGGGCGGGACGGACACGTCGGACGGGGTGGACGGGAGGGACGGGATGGACGCGGCGGGCGGAATGGACGGGGCGGGCGGAGCGACCTCGGGCGGGCACGGCGCCGGGGGCGCTTCCGCTGCTCGGCCACGCGATCCCGCTGGCCCGGGCACCGCTGGACTTCCTGACCTCGATGGCGCGCCACGGTGAGCTGGTGGAGATCCGCCTCGGCGCCCGCCCGGCCCATGTGGTCTGCGGGCACGGAGTGGCCCACGAGGTCTTCCGGGACGCCCGCACCTACGACAAGGGCGGCCCGCTCTTCGACAAGGTGCGGCCCATCATCGGGAACGGACTGGCGTCCTCCACCTGGGAGGACCACCAGCGGCAGCGTCGACTGCTCCAGCAGGCGTTCCAACCCGACCGGATGCCCGGCTACGCCGCCGTGATGGGCGAGGAGATCGACGCCGTGCTCCGCCACTGGCGGCCGGGACGGATCCTCGACGTCGGCGCCGCGCTGTACGAACTCACCACCAGGATCACGGTCCGCGCCATGTTCCGCGGCCGCATCGAGGACGACGCCGTCGCCGAGCTGCGTCGCTGTCTGCCCGTCATCACCCGCGGCATCTTCACCCGCACCATCCTGCCGGTCGACGCGCTGCACCGGCTGCCCACGCCCGCCAACCGCCGCTTCGACCGGGCGCTCGCCCGGCTGCGCCAGGTCATCGACCGGACGATCGCCGGCTACGGGACGACCGACGCGGGGGAGGGGAACGGCGAGGACCTGATGTCCCTGCTCATCGGCGCCGAGGACGAGGAGACCGGTGGGCGGATGTCCCGGCGGGAGGTCCACGACCAGGTGATGACCCTGCTGCTGGGCGGCGTGGAGACCACGGCCAACCTGGTGGCCTGGACGTTCCACGTCCTCGGCGCGGAGCCAGGGGCGGAGGCGCGGCTGCACGCGGAGGTGGACGAGGTGCTCTGCGGCCGCCCGCCGAACCTCGCCGACCTGCCCGAGCTGGAGTACGCCCGGCAGGTCCTGACCGAAGTGCTGCGGCAGTACCCGCCCTTCTGGCTGCTGAACCGGATCACGACACGCGAGGTCGAGCTGGCCGGCCGCCGGCTGCCGGCCGGGTCCACCCTCGTGATCAGCCCCTACGCCCTGGGCCGCGACCCGGTGGCCTTCCCCGACCCGGACCGCTTCGACCCGGACCGCTGGCTGCCCGCACGGGCGGCCTCGCTGCCGCGCGGCGCCGGCTTCCCGTTCGGCGGCGGCGCCCGCAGGTGCATCGGCGACCGCTTCGGCATGACGGAGGCCCTGCTCGTCCTGGCCACCGTCGCCGCCCGCTGGCGGCTGCGGCCGGCCGGCGGCTCCCGGGTCCGGCCCACCCCGATGATCACGCTGAGCCTCGGCCCGCTGCCCATGGTCCTGGAAGAACGACAGGCGCGGACCCCGAGAGCCTGA